TAAAAGAAGTAAATAAGGCGAACTCGGAcgatgagttatggtttagaGTTAATGGGGTTAACGTTAGGTTTAGCCTGTATGAGTTCACTATTATGACAAGCTTTCGATTCAATCAATTGTTGGATATTGACATGTATCTTCCGTCGAAAGCCACATAGAAGATCTAACATACATATTTCAAAGGGCATAATTCAATACATACACTGAACTAAGTCGTGTTTTCCAATAAAGGTCTTGGGGGGAGGACGATATTGGTGCAGTTAAGTTGGtcttattgtattattttcacATTGTGTTATTAGGTAATGATCATCTTGATAGATTTAATGCATACCTGTGAATAGTACGAGTGTGGTAGATGACGCATCAATCAATTTGTAACAATATCACCCAAATTCGTGTACAGTCCAACTCgataaaaaataaggaaaattttatgaaacaatATAGTATCATGGGGTTTCCACTAGCTTTCTAGGTAATATATTGTTGGAATACACAAATATTACAACTCAATGTCATGCAAAAGTATTGAAATTGTTTCTATTCATCTGTTAGTATATGTGTCACAATCCCCGAATTACAATGCActaaattgtaacaatactTCGACAACAATATAAAAGACTCTTCTAATATGCCTCTCAATACTTGAAGTGCCCAATTTCTCATCAGATATgcttgtgcatatgatatatcaattttatatcaattgACGATGtctataataatctttttaggCTGATACACAtgattaactaatataaatcCTATTCTCAAAATTTGGCCTAACGCTCGGGCCTTAACTTGCCtatgatatgaaaatatatgacCTCTAAGATATGTGTGTTGGGTATTGAAATGACATAGTTTGAAGTTGTCATTGTCTCCCACCCTATTTGCTCATACACACCAATTACATTGCTCATTACAACATTTAACCTTTTATTTGATTGTGTCTGACCTACGTACCCTAAACTAATATCCTTTCTCAAGAGTATATGAGATTACTACAttaatgacatgttgtttaTTCGAGAATAATGTACCAATTTTTTGATAATCATCATCTCTATGCACTTTTCAGCTTGTGGATGTGGATATGGATAACTAGTCAGGAAATTTGGGTAATCAATGAAATACATCAATATGAACATTCTCGACATCAAGATTTGCATGTAGGAAACTATCGTAATTAATATGTGTCTTCTCCTCAGACTCCAGTTCCTTAATGAGAATATTATGCATAACCTTCCCATCAAATTCACTCAAATCCGAAAATTTCTATTCGTTGTCACAAACAAATTCTTCTGTACTATACAATATATTAACTTgaacatcatttaaatatataaagtcTTCCtctaaaaattcttattttagaTTGATTCCGacattttgaatctcttctaaaCTAATTTCATGATCTTGTGGATAACTATTTGACTTACCTCCTTGTAAACCTTTATTTGCTTGTTGAACGTCATAACCATTGCCATTACATGTAGTTTTTACAAAAATTGCAACACATTCTTTAAAAAAGTTAGACAGACCATTAAAAatctcaacatcttcatcatttgagaTTTCAACAAGAATGTTATTGTCAAGATATCTTAGTCTCATgtttatctaattgttatttaCCTTTTGATCTATGTTACATTTCTTGCTCACAATTTAGATTAATCCCTCAAACGTCATgtgttttggaattttaataaatttcctattaccttcaacatattttattatattatcatctCTTTCTATCCATTGCTCTTTATCTATTTGAAACATATCCCGTCATTTAGATTATTCCTACAATAATCAATATTGATaaccaaatttatttgaaaataacataagaaagtgtataaatataatcaacataaataacataacaaaaaatactatttaaatattattttaagaagtttgagttttatcattttatttttattgcacAAGTATGCGTATTCCATTCTATAATTTTACTACATATTGtaactattaatatattctaaataatttgatattaattttataaaatatcactttacccttATATTGTCAAATTTCATTTCATCCACAAATAATATCTTTTGcacattttattataaaatatcatttcatcccTTACTATTATACTCACAAAATACCTCTTAtatcttttttctatttcaatttttaaacataattttaaattattatataacacatcatatataattgtattatcaataaaaataataataattaaagttaaaatatgcATGAATATCTtgatatttcaaacttttttctttcgCTTGAAATCAGGATCataaacttttttctctctcttaaaaTCTTTATTGaataatgagtaaaattatatatattttctctgaACTAATACTTGAAtagaaaaatgtaattcactcatGTTAAAATGTTAAGGTGAACTCTGCCTGGATACAGGGTTCTTCTTTTGTTCCAACAAGAGGACGCAGAAGTTGGGCAATTCTAATACACtaaacaaatgaaagaaaatggagTACGTAAATTAATGGTAGAAACACCGTACTACctaacttaataataaatataattaaagacataaattcaattttaatctcCGAAGCCAAATagaaaaatgtaaaaagaaaagTCAGTGATCGTGGTGGATGTAATGTAAGTAAAGAAAATGCCCAATTTCCTCATCCCACTGCAAGTGCACAACACTTGGCATCAATCGCTTTTCGTTGCCACGTCACCGCGCAACCCAATTCCCTTGATACAATATTTGGTTAAATGAGACTCAACCGCTTCCCATTGCTTTTATAACAAGAGCCATCTCTCTCTTATTCCCTTATCTTCTCTTCTCCTTCGCAACTCCTTACAGGCCAGCTTCTTAGACCGCCCTTAGAATTCTCGGCAGCAATTTATTTCTCTTCGAAATCTCGTTTAATTGATCCTTAAGCCACACAATCATGAATAACGAATAGTAAGGCATTTTTTTCTGtatgaatttgatttttacGTTGATTTTCGGTATGATTGATGTACTTCTGTTCTGAATATattaggttttttaatttttttttaatattttttgcgTTAGTAGGATTCAtctattgttttaataattgatgaaATTATGTGGTGTTGATTGGATCGTTGATTCAGATCTTGTTGACCTAGTTTCAGATCCATTGATCTTTTCTGTCTTGTATTTCGTTTTAATGATCCGTTGAGCATAaagaataacaaatttttaaaattggttatGTAAAAATTATGAGCTTATTCGGCAGAAAGTTTGGATAGAAGATTTAATGATCTGATTGACTTAACTGTAGGGGAGGCTGCTGAGAATTTTTGggcattatttatttttaaatttgagagtttgttaattttctataatattatttttgcagTGACTATCTGTTCAAGCTTTTGCTCATTGGAGATTCTGGTGTTGGGAAATCGTGTCTGCTTTTAAGGTTTGCTGTAAGTTCTTTTTTCATGCTGTACTTGTGTGcttcaagttttagtttttttaatgtataCTGAAATGCAGTAGAAATGGTAATTTCAGTCTGACTTTAGGACCTCCGACCCTTCATAACCTTAATGGAAAGGGGATTCTTTGATAGAAACAGGGAAGAGGACAGAGACGAGGATGGGGATGGGGACGGggatgaggatgaaaaaaattcctACAGTCGGGGACGAAAATACATATGTCCCCTTCCTGCCCCGTTCCTGTCCTTGTCTCcgtccttttatattaatatatttactgaAAATACTATCATATTTTGATAGTTTTagagtatttatgtttttcaaatttatttagatttttgttgtatatagtaaagtggttaatatattatatttgtgacatttgaaataatgaattgatttttattttacttaattttgttatttaatatatttatattgtgtttagagggTATACGAAAAAAATTTTTCCTGCGGGTATGGGAAGGGGATTTTTTCCTGCGgagaaatgaaattatttttattcctgTAACGGGGACGAGGACTgagattgagatcccctccctaCCCCTCTCCGTTGTCATCCCTAAAATGCAGTTATGTAGATGTTTCATTCAGTGAGCATGCTAGTTTCCTTGGTAAATATCTTGGGAGATACATTTAGTGATGGTTAAAATGTGGTTTTAGGAAAacgtttttttattgttgtttaatttttcaatggAAAATTACTTGTAGGGATAGTTCTAAATATTCTTATGGCTACAGAAATTTGAGATTCTTTAACTATGACTATCTATTTTATAAACTGATTTGGAAGACTGGTGCATGTATTGCAAAAGTTgggattaaaaaaaacaaacaaggaAATAGAAAGTGAGGCTGCTGCGTCATGGGCTTGTGTCAATGAATATTAAACTGCTTAGTAATGTTGGTTATTATGTTTTGTAAAACAGGATGATTCATATCTCGAGAGCTACATTAGCACCATTGGAGTTGACTTTGTGAgtaattaatttctttgtttttatttttaatctttttgctCTATTGTATGTATGCTGAATTAACTTTCTACTGTGGCCTGCTATTCAGAAAATCCGCACAGTGGAACAGGATGGAAAAACCATTAAGCTCCAAATTGTGAGTTCTTTTTCTACTTTCTGCATTTCCTTTACTATCATTACTTTAAAATAAGTTTCCATATATAGGTTGGTTATCGTCACTTTTATGTTGGAATTATAGAAGTTGTGTCACATTGCCTCCTattgaaattgattgaaaaCTAAGATATATTTCCCAGAATTTATGTTTTACATAGTCCATAGCTATTATTATTCTGGAATTGCTATTTCAACAATCATAAGTTTcacatttttatcaaaaaattaaaaattttctgatTTCTTTTCTCCGAAAACTTTAAGTCATGTCTTTTATAACAAAGCTTGTTTATCTTCCTTTCTTAGAATAATCTGAAATCTAGCATGTAAGTATTCTTTCATTTCTATGGAGATAAACTTGTTCAGCACTGTGTCATGTTGTCGTTCTCATTGCTTTGTTTATGTTTCCTGTACACTCAGTGGGACACTGCTGGCCAAGAGCGTTTTAGGACAATCACTAGTAGCTACTATCGTGGGGCTCATGGCATCATTGTGAGTGTTTCatgatttcttttcatttaattttgtatacCACTTCTCACTTGGTGTAAGAGTTGTCCTCATGCTGGTGCTCCTCAGGTAGTTTATGATGTCACAGACCAAGATAGCTTCAACAATATTAAGCAGTGGTTGAATGAAATTGATCGCTATGCAAGTGAAAACGTCAACAAGCTTTTAGTTGGTAACAAGTGCGATCTCACAGCAAACAAAGTTGTTTCCTATGAGACAGCCAAGGTAATTTTAGTTATGTGGGCCACTTAGCACATTTGTTTAAAATACATTGCTCCAACTTCTCAATGGGGCATTAATCTGTTTTCTTTGTTTAGGCATTTGCTGATGAAATTGGAATCCCGTTCATGGAAACAAGTGCAAAAAATGCCACCAATGTTGAGCAGGCTTTCATGGCCATGGCTGCAGCAATCAAGAATAGGTATTGTTTCTTCCAATTTGTTATTTGGAAAGAAACATAGTTGATAATTATTATCTGAGTTTACAGCTATTGTTTATGGCATGTACAAATTTCATCCCCTTTACCTGTTGGTCCAATTGTATAGGATGGCAAGTCAACCTGCCACGAACAATGCGAGACCACCAACTGTGCAGTTTCAAGGACAGCCTGTCAACCAGAAATCCGGTTGCTGCTCAACTTAAACCTATGATCAGTATTTATCTGTGGAATGTAAGACTAGTTCTATCTTcttaatatacatttatatcaaGATTATTTGCTTTTCTTGTTGACTCAACAATCTTCTAATGTTTCCATTCTTTTcattgtatttgatttttaaaataatatttgtacaaaTTAGGAATGTTGGGAATAGCAGTATTTGACCTGCCCTCcccatttcatttttattcttcaCTTCATTATAGTTAACTTCTTTCTCAAAGGTTTGATGAAAGAAAGTTGGGCTAAAGAGGGGATATGAAATGGATACTGAATAACAAATTTCTGCACTGCAGATCCAAGGCAGAAAAAATGATTCTTCAGAATTTGATTATAGTTTGAACACCAATGTTATGAAGCCACATAttggaaataataaaactatatatatttttttacagtaaGTATCAATCTGGGTACCAACTCATAATAAGCATTAAAGAATGGAGTTTGTGGCCTACAGCAGAGGAAAATAAAAGCTGGCATAAGGTGGATAATGGAGAATGGGGCCGACAAGCTCTTCAAATTACTGTTCCTTATTGAAACATTAATCTCTACTTAGTTTTGACATCTTTAAGCATAGCTTTTCTGTTTCAACTGAATGCGACTTCTAAGTGAAGACACTATCTTATCTCCAACATTCTTTGAAGTTTCAAAGTTTGTTGATGGTTATGACTAGCCTAAATGCTCTATGGCCGAGCCTTTTTCTGTTGTCATCATTTCCTCGTTCTTCTATATATCGGTGTCATGCAACTCCGAAGTACACTCCCAAACTACCAAAAATCAAATGCAACTTCAAGAACCAACAAGATTGCGTACTGAAACACCTCAAGAatcttattgaaaaattaacaaagaaacTGTTTTTATACAGCCTGTTGCCAATCTACATGTAGTTGTCAAACAGATCACCACCGTTTATTTCTAACAAACATGAACTACTTGTTATAGAATTTCAGCCTTTAGATCTTGATAAAAAGAAACTGactaaagaaaacaaaagatgaaataaaaaaaatgaaagagaacaTGTCGAAGCTGAAGGAACAATCGATTTTACTCAACTTACAATCGAAAGTCAATCAGCAATCAAATCATAGGTTTTTTAcgaaaaattatcaattatattattaaatacatgaacataatataattaagggAGATTTGAGTGTATCTCGAAATACTTCTAAAAGCAAATAAAGAAATCTTTGTCCGAAGATATCAAGTAAAGAaacttctcaaattttattctcCCTCTCAAATAAGTTACATCCTCTCCATTTTATAGAGGCGAGTAAGGGTTCGAATTTCATTGGATTTTAAATCCGCccaacataataattttaatttcaactaaagtaaaaaagaaaatagtaaaaaaaatacttGGCTAACTAGCTGACACATACAACATATAACATTACGATCTATTTGTCTCCCATGTGTTTTGCAAACGGACTAagaatctaattattttatctaaatgaaAGAGTTTTGATTATATCTCGACTATGTAGTGTTGGCATCATCTTGACCTTCTGTTTGCCATCCACATCTTTGGTACACGTGTTGATCATTTTTAGGTTGATCAAATCTCCTTCCTTCTTGGGCTTAAATAGAATAGGATCTGTTTATCAAGTCCATAAAGTTTCCAAAAGATTCTTCTAAAGCCTTTTCATCCTCACTTTGGGTTTCGGCCTCATAAGTTAAAACTATTCGAAGAATATCTTCTGTGTCTTCTATCAAGGCCTGCTTTGAAAGGTTAGCGAGATTGAATCCATCTGCTATGTTTTGCAATTTGGCCTTGTTTTCCTTGAACAAAGTCTCCTGATTTTTTTACACCTATTTGGTAATACAACAATGATTCCTTTGTCAATGTGGATAATAGAGTTCTTCTTTAGAAGATCATTCACTTTGGTGCGAACCTATATAACTTTTACAATATGCATTTTAGTCTAATACCGGTCTTCTTTGTCAAGTCTTTTCTGAATTTCATGTAGTTCATATGATCCTATAGAGGCATCATGTTGAACCATTGTAAAATTCCATGGTTCAACTACAATGAATTCCCATATTTGTATACGTTAAATATCATCCATCTCTTACAATGAAGAAGTTATCATGCAAGTGAATGTGTGAATCCTCATGTCCAGTACACAGAGGGCTTGCTTTACAACATTTGGTATGTTTAGGTCTATTATTGCTTCCTATACTTCGATTTCCATTACATCTATCCATCCTCTTTGTAGAATATTTCCACAATATCCTTTCTTAAAGAGTTTCCATAGAATATGTGATTTCATAGCTCCATTTGTATAGATAGATAATCCTAAGAGAAAATCTCTCAAATCTTCTTTATCCAAATGAGCTATTAACTCCTTCAAAGTTATTGTTTGGTGATTTGGCATCTCAAACATGGATATTccttccattaattttaacttaagtGTTTTGATTTCGAAGAATAGAACTTCcataaaattcttttactttgtAGTATATTTTATCAGCCTCAAGCTATGCAAGTCTCCTTGCAAGTTTCTGCATTAATCGATCGAGCTTTACTTCGCCTTTTCTTATCGTCATTGTGATTCGACAATGAGCTTCTAGATCTTCCCATAATGCTTTACTGGCTTCTGTTAGCTGTAATTGTCTTAGAATTTTAACTTTTCTACAGTattcaaagttttctttttttgcaaGTTTTTCTTATTTGGAAACAATATTCTCCTATAATGCAGTAATAACCTGTTTTATTAGAGTATCTAGATTTTCCATTGTTGAAATatcttcttttgtttgaaaaCAATGTTCTTGCTTTATAGTCTTCTTAGATGGGTAGTTTCTTTGCAAATGTCCTTGCGATTTGCACTTAGAGCCTAAGAAACACTTTCCAGTTTTCTTCTAGTCCATTTTTCTATAATACTTTGGATAAAAAGTTAGCAACAAAATTAGATTTACTAGATATGTATTCAATCTTCATGTTGTATTTTGCAAACCAGATTTGTTATCTAATTAATCTAGTTTTATCATCCTTTAGAGATAGTTTCATAAAAGACATAAAATGTTTAGAATATATCCTTAAAGTAAatgtgtaacatccctccctagaagtactatccatcgaaggagaaatgttacgaattaatattcgtagcatctatttttttttctttttttaatactttaaaataaatgcatcattaaaagtgtttagaaagtattccaagaaaactgaaaatctggaagcgaacaaaagatgtatatactcatatgaaaactcatctgaaagcatctgaaaacaaggagtaatcatatgcaactgtaccataatctcaaaaagtcaaaagtcaataaaaacatgtcactgtatgcatgtaatataaaccagagataacttgctccagccagatctacctacgctgacctgaccctgcctcgcagctacctcgatcacctgtacctgcaatcaggaaagaaaagggagtgagtgagtgataagaacactcagtaagagaaaaaattaagtaaactatccctttttcctgttctaactcacttttgggactcaacctcacatcctaacctctataagagattgaggggataatttagttcactctttactatttgggtcatactttgtcccatctggtgtctatttaatactttctggaagctaactatagggatttgacacttttctaagctcaagctctttttctttcactacactatttctgaatctgaattgagctctactgcgagcggaccctactaggggtctatgtcctactacggacgtgtcctactgcggacgtgccctactacgggcggtgtagtgtaaagtgccccctcatagtttatagcatgcatgcgagtcttatatcttactaatttcgcttccatctaaatttattcataactcaccagacattactcttgggacgacctttgaatcttgagtcccaaccttttcttacttttatttcttttctttttctcttcttttttttttttttcctttcctttcctttcctttcttttcttttcttttcttttcttttcctttcttttctttccaaactgtgaaatactgttcacagccctgttcatttgacagggcagccttctttttcatacaatttcacagtccaaacggttcctaattcatacaagctatatatcgttgaaaagaggattcaaatagctttctaacaagctataatagcactcataattcattcaatcaggcagtcaaaacagcagataaattcagtggcaaaaactgcctcccctgtttattttataaagcagtccttgtgtttcatgcaatatttaacaattcacatgatccccaattcatacaagctatatatcattggaaagaggattcaaatagctttccaacaagatataatagcactcataattccatatataaggcagtcaaaacgtgagataaactcagtgacaaaactgcctcctctgtttatttagtaaaacagtcctttcggtttatacaatatttaacaatccaaatgatctctaattcatacaagctatatatcattggaaagagg
This sequence is a window from Mangifera indica cultivar Alphonso chromosome 20, CATAS_Mindica_2.1, whole genome shotgun sequence. Protein-coding genes within it:
- the LOC123203869 gene encoding GTP-binding protein YPTM2-like; the encoded protein is MNNEYDYLFKLLLIGDSGVGKSCLLLRFADDSYLESYISTIGVDFKIRTVEQDGKTIKLQIWDTAGQERFRTITSSYYRGAHGIIVVYDVTDQDSFNNIKQWLNEIDRYASENVNKLLVGNKCDLTANKVVSYETAKAFADEIGIPFMETSAKNATNVEQAFMAMAAAIKNRMASQPATNNARPPTVQFQGQPVNQKSGCCST